The genome window CGGTTCTTTCGCCTACAGCACTGTGCGCGAAACTATGTTGCTCGGCTTTGACTACGACTGGTGGACAGAGTTCTCGGCCCACGCGGAGGGGCTGGCAAAGACGTTTCGCCCTGAGGTTATTGGCATCGGGCCGTTTTTCGAAAACGCGCAGGTCTTCCTTCAGGGAGCTTTCGGGCGGCATGGGGTTTTGGTTTTGCTGGTTGGGCTTTTGTACCTGGTGGCAAACTCATTCCTCGCCGGTGCGGCAATGGGGGCTTATGCGCAAGAGCGGCAAAAGCTTTCCACAGCCAGAGTTTTTGCCACAGGAGGTCAGTTCTTCGGCCGTTTTCTAAGTTTGGTCCTTATGGGCGTGGCAATCTACTTTGTGGTTTACAAGGGAGCGGGTAGCCTTGTGCAAAAGCTGGGGGCGAGCATAAGCGAGGGTCTCACTACAGAGCGCGCGGCGTTTTTTGTGGGGGCCTTGGGCGTGGCGCTCCTTTTGTTTATCCTGAGTTTCGTCAATATGATTTTCGACTACGCCAAGGCGGTGGTGGTGCACGAGAACCGCCAATCTTCCGCTGAGGCCTTGTGGGTTGCCACCAAATTCGGGCTGACCAATATCGGCAAGTGCCTCGGACTTTATTGGCTCATAGGGAGCGCAGGTGTGGCCATCCTGCTTTTCACGTTCTGGATAGTCTCGGCTGTCCCGCAGAATGTAGGGTGGGGCATAGTGCTTTCAGCTCTACTGGCTCAAGTGCTTGTGATCCTCAAGATCATGATCAGGTTGGTGTTCTACGCGAGCCAGCTCGTCGCCTATCGCACGGCAAAAGCAGAAGTGAGGCGCCTGCCTAAGGCGTAGGGAGGCATGGCAGTCAGTGGAGGGGAGGTGCGCCACGTATGAAGGTGGAGAGCTACCGCTTTGGCCGAATTGTCATAGATGGCACCGCCTATGAGAGGGACGTGCTTGTCCGCCCAGGGGTCCTTGACCCTAACTGGTGGCGCAAGGAGGGTCACAAGCTTCAGCCGGCCGACATAGAGGAGGTACTGCGCGAGGATAGGCCGGAGGTGCTTGTCGTCGGGACGGGGAAGTACGGGTTGATGAAAGTGGCTCCGGAGACGAAGAAGCTGCTTGAGGAGCTCGGTATCGAGCTTGTTGCCGAGCACACGGAGGGCGCAGTAGAAACATTCAACTCCCTTGAGGGCAAGAAACGGGTGGTGGGCGCGTTCCACCTTACCTGCTGAGCTCTGCAGCTCACTACGAAGCCGAACGACCTGACAAGAATGCCGAGGTGATCGTCTCCAAGACGAAAAGATGGCATATGGTCAGGCGGTCCTTCATGTGGAACGGGAGGCTGAGGGGTCAAGGATTTCACTTGGTGCGGAGCTTCTGAACTACCCCGGGTGAGTGGAGCCGGGCGCAAGCGGTCTCTTAAAGGGGAGAGCTTGTGAAGTACTGCTCATGTGCTTCGTATCTGAAGGTTAAGAGGCGATAAGTGAGGTATCGTTTTTGTCCAGAATGCGGTCACCCCTTGTATCCTGCGGTATTGCAAGAGCGCGAGCGGCTTGTGTGCAAAGCGTGTGGTTTCATCTACTACCAGAACCCGGTGCCCGCAGTGGGGGTGCTCGTGGTAAGCGACGGACAAGTACTCTTGGTGAAGCGCAAGTACGCACCACGCCAAGGGAAATGGAGTTTGCCGGCCGGTTTTATGGAAATAGATGAGACGCCTGCCGAGACAGCAGTCCGAGAGGCACGCGAAGAGACGGGCCTGGAGGTGCGTGTGGGGCCACTCGTGGGGGTATACCCCGGCGACGATGATCCCCGGGTAAGGGTGGTACTCATCGTCTATCGTGCGGAAATCGTCGGGGGCTCCCTTATGGCGGGCGATGACGCTGAGGAAGCACGCTTTTTCCCTGTGCACGGCCCTTTTCCGGATATGGCGTTTTCCAGTCACTGTCGAGTGCTGCATGAGCTGCAGGAAGGGGGCATTTTTGCCACTGAGACGAGCGAATCACCTGAGCGAGGTCGGTCTCCCAGGTAAGCAAGGGGCGCCACGGCGGGGCGGAAAACAGTCTGGGCCTGCACCTAGGTACGAGCTGTGTCCAGCACCGATAACGGTGGAGCAAGCTCGGGTGTTGCAGAGAGAACTTGCAGCGCTTGCTCGTTTTCCGCGGCCGCGCAAAGGACCAATCGCGACCGTGGCCGCTGGCGATGTCTCGTATGCCAAGGGCGACAGACGCGCCTGGGCCGCAGTAGTGGTTTGCTCACTCCCGGACCTGCAGGTGGTAGAGGCCGCGCTGGCGAGCGGGGAGGTAGATTTCCCGTACGTGCCCGGCTTGCTCTCGTTTCGCGAGGGGCCACTCTTGTTACGGGCCTTTGCCAAACTGTCCTTCCTGCCGGATGTGGCCCTTTTTGATGGACAAGGTGCAGCACATCCTCGCGGGTTGGGGCTTGCTTCCCACATCGGATTGTGCCTGGGCCTGCCCAGCGTAGGGTGCGCGAAGAGTCGGCTAGTCGGAGAGCACGAGGAGATCGGCCAGGAGCGGGGTGCCTTTAGCCCGCTCCTGCTCGATGGACGGACTATAGGTGCGGCCGTGCGCACCCGGTCCGGATGCAACCCGGTCTACGTCTCAGCTGGATACCGCATGACGCTCTCGGAGGCCATCGCCATCGTGCTCAAGACTGTCACCTGTCACCGCCTGCCGGAGCCGCTCAGACAGGCGCACGTGATGGCAAATCAAAGGCGCAGCATGGAGGGGTAGAGGTGGCACGGACCGCCTTGGTGTACGATCCTCTTTTTCTCGCCCACCGAGTGAGTGCTTACCACCCGGAGCAGCCGGCGCGCCTGGAGGTTATCATCTCCGGGCTCGAAGAATGCGGGCTGCTGCAGAAGCTTATCCTCCTGAAACCCAGAAAGGCGGAAGATGAGGAGCTGGCTGCCGTGCATGCGGCAGAGTATGTCCAACGCCTACAGCGGGCTTGTGCCAACGGCGAGCAAACTATTGATTCCCCGGATACGGAGATTTGCAGCGATTCCTTCGCAGCCGCCAAGCTGGCTGCTGGAGCCGCACTGGTGGCTGCGGATGCAATAATGCAAGGGGCGGTGGACAATGCCTTTTGCGCAGTAAGGCCGCCTGGCCACCATGCTGTCCGGGCACGCGCCATGGGCTTCTGCCTGTTTAACAACGTGGCAGTGGCGGCCCGCTATCTGCAGCGCGCGCACGGAGTGAGACGGATTCTGATCGTGGACTGGGACGTCCACCACGGCAACGGCACCCAGGAGGCCTTCTACGGGGATGACTCGGTCCTTTACTTTTCCGTGCATCAATTTCCACACTATCCGGGGACGGGTGCGGCCCACGAAAAAGGCTCTGGGGTAGGTAAGGGATACACGATCAATGTGCCGCTGCCTCCGGGCTCTGACGACGCTGCCTACGAGAGGGCATTTAAAGATGTTTTGCGCCCTGCAGGGGAAAGGCTATCTCCTGAGTTTGTTCTTATCTCAGCAGGCTTCGATCCCCATCGCTCGGATCCGCTGGGTGACATGTGCGTGACGGAAGCGGGGTTCAAGACGATGCTTAAAGTGGTACTTGAAATTGCACAGAGATCCTGCGGGGGCAGGCTTATTTCGGTGTTGGAAGGGGGATACAACTTGCAAGCGCTGCGGACATGCGTTTGTGACCACGTGGGAATGCTTTTGGCAGCCTGAGCCCGAGGTGAGGCCCAGGTCTCCGATGGTTGGCTCGGGAAAAGTTTGTGGCACACTATCAGGGCCCAACAATCTCTCAGGGAAGAGAGGTGTATGGATGTGAGATCGCAGTTAGTTCTGATGCTGGTGACTGCGCTATTGGTGTGCGGAGAAGCCTGCGTGAAGGGTCGAAAGACTGACAAAGGTGGAACTCCAGCGGACGTGGCAGATGCAGACTTTGCGGAACTGCGCCTGCGCATGGTGGAAAGCCAGATCGCGGCACGCGGGGTGAGGGATCAGCGCGTACTCCAGGCAATGCGCACGGTGCCGCGACACCTGTTCGTCCCGGAAAGCTTGCAAGGAGCCGCGTACGACGACTCGCCCCTGCCCATCGGGCACGGCCAGACGATTTCCCAACCGTATATCGTGGCCGTAATGACTGAATGCTTGCGCCTGAAAGGCGGCGAGCGCGTGCTGGAGGTCGGAACCGGCTCCGGATACCAGGCGGCAGTGCTGGCCACACTCGTGGACAGTGTGTTCAGCGTCGAGATTGTGGGGCCGCTGGCAAACGAGGCTAGGGAGAGGCTCAGGCGCCTGGGGTACAAAAATGTAGTGGTTCGCCAGGGTGATGGCTATCGGGGCTGGCCGGAGAAAGCGCCCTTCGATGCCATCATCGTCACGGCTGCTCCCGATCATGTGCCCCAGCCCCTGATTGACCAGCTCAAGGTGGGCGGCAGGATGGTTATCCCCGTGGGATCGATCTACCAGGAGCTAATTGTTCTGACAAAGCAGGGGGAGAAGAAGGTGCACGAAGAATCGGTATTGCCGGTGAGATTTGTGCCTATGACCGGTGAGGCAGAACGGCGTCCGCACAACAGAGACTGAGACTAGGGCCAAGGGCTCTCTCACAAATGAAAAGGTTACTGACGGAAAAGGACGTTCGCAGCGCGGCAAAAGAGGGTCGCCATCACCTCCGTTTGGAGAGGGATACGGTGGTGACGCCAGGGGCTGTGGACGCGGCGCGGCAATTGGGCGTGGTGATTGTACAGTCGGAAGTCGAGTACGTGCACTTAGCGGGCCTTTCCAGGCGGGAAGGCAAAAGGGGACCTGTTATTGCAGTTGGTAGCGACCACGCTGGTTTTGGCCTCAAAAAACGTGTGAAAGAATTCCTTGAGGCCGAAGGGTATGACGTGCTCGACGTCGGAGTTTTCTCCGAACAGAGCGCAGACTACCCAGACGTAGCCCTGCTGGTAGCCCAACATGTGTCGCGGCGGCGAGCGTGGCGAGGGATAGTGGTGGATGGAGCGGGTATCGGTTCCGCCATTGTGGCGAACAAGCTGCCAGGGGTTCGGGCCGCCCCTTGTCACAGCGTTGAAACGGCCAGGAGCAGCCGTGAGCACAACAATGCGAACGTGTTGGCCTTGGGGGCCCGCATCACGAGCGAAGCAGACGCTCTGGAGATACTCCGCGTGTGGCTGGGAACAGAGTTCGCGGGCGGTAGGCATCTGCGCCGCGTAAAGAAAATTGATAGCATCGAGCGGCGCTACCTCCGCGCATAGCTGCAGGCGCCGAAGGTGATGTCCGCGCCCACAGTAAGGCGGTGGCTTTTTCTCGGATTCGATGACGGCTCGGATTTGCCCGGCGTAACTGGATCGGCCCCGCACAGTCCGTGCAAGACGGAAAGGGGCGGCCATGCGGAGCAGGTCGTGGCAGTGGGACCGCGCGGATACACGAGAAGACGCGGTGAAATCTGGCCGGCTGGCGAAATTCCCCTTGACTTTGTGCGCAAAAAGTGTATTTTTGTACAAGCTTTTCTTCACCGAAACGCTATCCAGCAGGTCCGGAAAGCTTGTGGAGGAACACGATGGCTAAGCTGAGCATCGACGATCTTGATCTTAAGGGTAAGAGGGTGTTGATGCGGGTGGATTTCAATGTGCCGCTCACGCCAGACCTCAAGGTTGCCGACGACACGCGCATTCGCGCGGCGGTGCCGAGCATCAAGAAGGTGGTGGACAGCGGGGGAATGGCCATTCTGATGTCACACCTGGGGAGGCCCAAAGGTCAAGTTAAAGAGGAAATGCGTTTGCGACCGGCGGCGGTCAGGCTTAGCGAAATCCTGGGCCGGGAGGTAAAAATGGCCCCCGACTGTGTGGGCCCGGAAGTGGAGGCGATGGTGGCGGCCATGAAACCCGGTGATGTGCTTCTCCTGGAAAACCTCCGTTTTCACAAGGCGGAGACCGATAACGACCCCGAATTCGCCAAGCAACTGGCAAAGCTGGGCGACGTCTACGTCAACGACGCCTTTGGCAGTGCTCACCGTGCGCATGCCTCCACTGAGGGCGTAACCAAGTATTTTGACCGCTGCGCCGCTGGGTACTTGATGCAGAGGGAGTTGCTCTACTTGAGCAAGGCGCTCGAGTCGCCGGCCAAACCGTTTGTGGCGGTAATGGGTGGCGCCAAGATCTCCGACAAAATTGAGCTCATCGAGAACTTTGTCGGAAAAGTGGACTCTCTGCTCATCGGCGGAGGGATGGCTTATACTTTCTTGAAAGCCAAAGGAGTGCCCGTCGGCTCTTCGCTGGTGGAAGAAGACAAGCTGACCCTTGCCGCTCAACTCTTGGAGACTGCCAAGAAGCGAGGCGTGGAGCTCCTCCTTCCGGTTGACCACATAGTCGCCAAGGGGCCAGAGGCGGAAGGCACCGTGCAGGTGGTAGACGGTGAGGCCATCCCCGAGGGGATGATGGGCCTCGATATCGGACCGAAGACCACCAAGCTTTTCGAGAGCAAGATACTGAAAGCGCGAACAGTGGTATGGAACGGTCCCTTGGGGATGTTTGAAAAGCCGGCCTTTGCCAAAGGCACAATGGAGATTGCGCGAGCGCTGGCAGAAGCAACCGCCAAGGGGGCGGTGACCATCGTCGGCGGCGGCGACAGCGCCGCTGCTGTGGCGAAGGCAAACCTGTCCGACAAAGTGTCGCATGTCTCCACGGGAGGCGGAGCTTCCTTGGAGTTCCTTTCCGGTCTCAAGCTCCCTGGGGTGGAGGCGCTGACTGAGGCGTAATTGGCGCACAAGAAGAGTCGGGGGCTGATTTCGTTCCCAATAGTGGGAACCCCCTTGAGCAGCAATCCCATAATTGGGAATCGCGCGGCAAGAGATCTCCTCCGGGGCCGCGAAGCATAGCACTAAGCTTTGGGAAATCAGAGGGGAAGGGGGCGTGTTTCGGAGCGCGGGAGCTCCTCGCTGTGGCACGCGTTTTGGAGAAAGAGGCTGCCTGATTCTGTTCTGGAGCGCAAAGCAAGGGAAGGAGTGCCTCAGTGAGCAAAGTCCTCACGACATGTCCGTCTTGTGGCTGCGGTTGTGGTGTCTTCTTGGTGGTGGAAAATGAGCGTGTTGTAGGTGTGGCACCACAACGCAAACACCCCGTGAGTAGGGGCACCCTGTGTGTCAAGGGTTGGAACGGACACCAGATCATCCACCACCCTGAACGGCTGCGTAAACCTCTGGTCAAGAAAAACGGCACGTTCCACGAGGTTTCGTGGGAGAGCGCACTCGGGGAGGTGGCCAAGGGCCTAAGACGCCACGAACCCTCCCACATCGGCGTAGTTGGTTCGACCAAATTCACCAACGAGGACGCCTATCTGCTCATGAAGCTGGCGCGCGGCGTGTTGGGGACCGACAATCTTGATACCAGCGCGCGTTTCTACCAGGCCCCCACGCTCCACGCTATGAGCGCCCAGCTGGGGGTGGCGGCTGCTACGGCCTCGCTCACAGACATAGAGCAGGCCGATGTGCTTTTGGTGGTGGGCTCTAATGCCAAGGAGCAGACCGCAAAGGCCGGTTCCTACCTTATCTGGGCCACACACCATGGCAAGAAGCTGGTGGTGGTGGACCCCAGGGAAACTGAGCTGAGCCACTTCGCCACACTTCATCTAAAACCAAAACCTGGAACGGATGTTGTCTGGCTTAATGCC of candidate division KSB1 bacterium contains these proteins:
- a CDS encoding phosphoglycerate kinase, giving the protein MAKLSIDDLDLKGKRVLMRVDFNVPLTPDLKVADDTRIRAAVPSIKKVVDSGGMAILMSHLGRPKGQVKEEMRLRPAAVRLSEILGREVKMAPDCVGPEVEAMVAAMKPGDVLLLENLRFHKAETDNDPEFAKQLAKLGDVYVNDAFGSAHRAHASTEGVTKYFDRCAAGYLMQRELLYLSKALESPAKPFVAVMGGAKISDKIELIENFVGKVDSLLIGGGMAYTFLKAKGVPVGSSLVEEDKLTLAAQLLETAKKRGVELLLPVDHIVAKGPEAEGTVQVVDGEAIPEGMMGLDIGPKTTKLFESKILKARTVVWNGPLGMFEKPAFAKGTMEIARALAEATAKGAVTIVGGGDSAAAVAKANLSDKVSHVSTGGGASLEFLSGLKLPGVEALTEA
- a CDS encoding protein-L-isoaspartate(D-aspartate) O-methyltransferase codes for the protein MDVRSQLVLMLVTALLVCGEACVKGRKTDKGGTPADVADADFAELRLRMVESQIAARGVRDQRVLQAMRTVPRHLFVPESLQGAAYDDSPLPIGHGQTISQPYIVAVMTECLRLKGGERVLEVGTGSGYQAAVLATLVDSVFSVEIVGPLANEARERLRRLGYKNVVVRQGDGYRGWPEKAPFDAIIVTAAPDHVPQPLIDQLKVGGRMVIPVGSIYQELIVLTKQGEKKVHEESVLPVRFVPMTGEAERRPHNRD
- a CDS encoding endonuclease V; amino-acid sequence: MLQRELAALARFPRPRKGPIATVAAGDVSYAKGDRRAWAAVVVCSLPDLQVVEAALASGEVDFPYVPGLLSFREGPLLLRAFAKLSFLPDVALFDGQGAAHPRGLGLASHIGLCLGLPSVGCAKSRLVGEHEEIGQERGAFSPLLLDGRTIGAAVRTRSGCNPVYVSAGYRMTLSEAIAIVLKTVTCHRLPEPLRQAHVMANQRRSMEG
- the rpiB gene encoding ribose 5-phosphate isomerase B, yielding MAVGSDHAGFGLKKRVKEFLEAEGYDVLDVGVFSEQSADYPDVALLVAQHVSRRRAWRGIVVDGAGIGSAIVANKLPGVRAAPCHSVETARSSREHNNANVLALGARITSEADALEILRVWLGTEFAGGRHLRRVKKIDSIERRYLRA
- a CDS encoding NUDIX hydrolase, which codes for MRYRFCPECGHPLYPAVLQERERLVCKACGFIYYQNPVPAVGVLVVSDGQVLLVKRKYAPRQGKWSLPAGFMEIDETPAETAVREAREETGLEVRVGPLVGVYPGDDDPRVRVVLIVYRAEIVGGSLMAGDDAEEARFFPVHGPFPDMAFSSHCRVLHELQEGGIFATETSESPERGRSPR
- a CDS encoding Mth938-like domain-containing protein; amino-acid sequence: MKVESYRFGRIVIDGTAYERDVLVRPGVLDPNWWRKEGHKLQPADIEEVLREDRPEVLVVGTGKYGLMKVAPETKKLLEELGIELVAEHTEGAVETFNSLEGKKRVVGAFHLTC
- a CDS encoding histone deacetylase; translation: MARTALVYDPLFLAHRVSAYHPEQPARLEVIISGLEECGLLQKLILLKPRKAEDEELAAVHAAEYVQRLQRACANGEQTIDSPDTEICSDSFAAAKLAAGAALVAADAIMQGAVDNAFCAVRPPGHHAVRARAMGFCLFNNVAVAARYLQRAHGVRRILIVDWDVHHGNGTQEAFYGDDSVLYFSVHQFPHYPGTGAAHEKGSGVGKGYTINVPLPPGSDDAAYERAFKDVLRPAGERLSPEFVLISAGFDPHRSDPLGDMCVTEAGFKTMLKVVLEIAQRSCGGRLISVLEGGYNLQALRTCVCDHVGMLLAA